The Palaemon carinicauda isolate YSFRI2023 chromosome 9, ASM3689809v2, whole genome shotgun sequence sequence TCCCCTCATTCCAGGATCCCTACCCCATCTCCCCTCATTCCAGGATCCCACCTTTCGCCCCTCATTCCAGGATCCAGGATCCCACCCCCTCTTCCATCATTCCCTGACCCCTTAACACCACCTCTCTCCTGTCAGGATTCCCACCCAACCCCCCTCATTCCAGGAACCCACCCCTCTCCCCTCATTCCAGGATCCACCATCCTCTCCCCTCATTCCCTGATCCCCACCCCATCTTCCCTCATTCCAGGATCCCACCCCCTCTTCCCTCATTCCCTGACCCCTTAACACCTCCTCTCTCCTGTCAGGATTCCCACCCAACCCCCCTCATTCCAGGATCCACCATCCTCTCCCCTCATTCCCTGATCCCCACCCCATCTTCCCTCATTCCAGGATCACACCCCCTCTTCCCTCATTCCCTGACCCCTTAACACCTCCTCTCTCCTGTCAGGATTCCCACCCAACCCCCCTCATTCCAGGATCCCACCCCTCTTCCCTCATTCCAGGATCCACCACCCTCTCCCCTCATTCCAGGATCCCTACACCATCTCCCCTCATTCTAGGATCCCACCCCCTCTTCCTACATTCCCTGACCCTTTACCACCTCCTCTCCCTTCATTTCAGGATTCCCACCCAAGACCGTCTTTCCAGGATCACACCCCTCTCCCCTCACTCCAGGATCCAGGATCCCACCCCCTCTTCCCTCATTCCCTGACCCCTTAACACCTCCTCTCCCCTCATTTCAGGATTCACACCATACCCCCTCATTCCTGGATCACACCCCTCTCCCCTCATTCCAAGATCCCACCCCCTCTTCACTCATTCCCTGACCCTTTAACACCACCTCTCCATCTATTTCAGGATTCCCACCCCACTCCCCTCATTCCAGGATCCACCACTCTCCCACCTTCAGGAACCCAACCCTTCTTTATTCAGTCCCTGACCTTCCTCTCCCACTATTTCAAGATTCCCACCCCACTCCCCTCATTCCAGCATCACACCCCTCTCACCTCATTCCAGGATCCACCATCCTCTCCCCTCATTCCAGGATCCCACCCCATTTTACCTCATTCCCTGACCCTCTATCACATCTCCCCTCATTCCAGGATCCACAATCTTCTCCCGTCATTCCAGGATCCACCATCCTCTCCCCTCATTCCAGGATCCACCATCCTCTCCCCTCATTCAAGGATCAACCACCCTCTCCCCTCATTCCAGGATCCACCATCCTCTCCCATCATTCCAGGATCCACCACCCTCTCCCCTCATTCCAGGATCCACCATCCTCTCCCCTCATTCCAGGATCCACCATCCTCTCCCATCATTCCAGGATCCACCACCCTCTCCCCTCATTCCAGGATCCACCATCCTCTCCCCTCATTCCAGGATCCACCACCCTCTCCCCTCATTCCAGGATCCACCATCCTCTCCCCTCATTCCAGGATCCACCATCCTCTCCCCTCATTCCAGGATCCACCATCCTCTCCCCTCATTCCAGGATCCACCACCCTCTCCCCTCATTCCAGGATCCACCATCCTCTCCCCTCATTCCAGGATCCACCATCCTCTCCCATCATTCCAGGATCCACCACCCTCTCCCCTCATTCCAGGATCCACCATCCTCTCCCCTCATTCCAGGATCCACCATCCTCTCCCATCATTCCAGGATCCACCACCCTCTCCCATCATTCCAGGATCCACCATCCTCTCCCCTCATTCCAGGATCCACCATCCTCTCCCATCATTCCAGGATCCACCACCCTCTCCCCTCATTCCAGGATCCACCATCCTCTCCCATCATTCCAGGATCCACCACCCTCTCCCCTCATTCCAGGATCCACCATCCTCTCCCCTCATTCCAGGATCCACCATCCTCTCCCATCATTCCAGGATCCACCACCCTCTCCCCTCATTCCAGGATCCACCATCCTCTCCCATCATTCCAGGATCCACCACCCTCTCCCCTCATTCCAGGATCCACCATCCTCTCCCCTCATTCCAGGATCCACCATCCTCTCCCATCATTCCAGGATCCACCACCCTCTCCCCTCATTCCAGGATCCACCATCCTCTCCCATCATTCCAGGATCCACCATCCTCTCCCCTCATTCCAGGATCCACCATCCTCTCCCATCATTCCAGGATCCACCACCCTCTCCCCTCATTCCAGGATCCACCATCCTCTCCCATCATTCCAGGATCCACCATCCTCTCCCATCATTCCAGGATCCACCACCCTCTCCCCTCATTCCAGGATCCACCATCCTCTCCCCTCATTCCAGGATCCACCATCCTCTCCCATCATTCCAGGATCAACCACCCTCTCCCCTCATTCCAGGATCCACCATCCTCTCCCATCATTCCAGGATCCACCACCCTCTCCCCTCATTCCAGGATCCACCATCCTCTCCCCTCATTCCAGGATCCACCATCCTCTCCCATCATTCCAGGATCCACCACCCTCTCCCATCATTCCAGGATCCACCATCCTCTCCCCTCATTCCAGGATCCACCACCCTCTCCCCTCATTCCAGGATCCACCATCCTCTCCCATCATTCCAGGATCCACCATCCTCTCCCCTCATTCCAGGATCCACCATCCTCTCCCCTCATTCCAGGATCCACCACCCTCTCCCCTCATTCCAGGATCCACCATCCTCTCCCCTCATTCCAGGATCCACCATCCTCTCCCATCATTCCAGGATCCACCACCCTCTCCCCTCATTCCAGGATCCACCATCCTCTCCCCTCATTCCAGGATCCACCACCATCTCCCCTCATTCCACGATCCATCACCCTCTCCCCTCATTCCAGGATCCCAACCTATTTTGCCTCATTCCCTGACCCTCTATCACCTCTCCCCTGATTCCACAATCCACCACCCTCTCCCCACATTCCAGCATCCACCACTCTCCCCCCTCATTCCACGTCCCACCATCCTCTCCCCTTATTCCATGACACGCCCCCCCACCCCCACGAATCCACTCTCCTAACAATCGCTTCACCTAAGCCACCATACCGGAAATCCCTCTTGATTCCTTACCCTTATCTCGATTCAATTTGTGATATGTGCCTTGTTTTTGTCCTACTTATCCTAATTGGTCTCATTACTCGACATTTATTGCATTaatgttttcctttctttaaattGATTCgccaaaataatttttcctttcaagATTTTTCATCCTAATATAAGAACTGACATCCAAGCCTACTGTGCATGTGGAATGTGAACCACGTCTTCATAGGTCAAGTAATTTGGATATCTCTCCACACACCCAATGAACTGGGCTTAAAATGGAACTAAACATTCCAGATTTGCAAAAGGATCTAAAACCTAATGGACATATATTGGAGAAAAATCCGAACTAAACAaccagatatttactttaatgttattcttaagatatttcatttttccttgttttatttcctcactgggctattttccctgttggagcccctgggcttatatcaacctgcttttccaactagggttatagcttagcaagtaatattaataatagatggttaaaaggtttaaaggccgctcatgaatggcagaggcaagggacagtgacattgccctatcaagaaggacaaggccattgagactggccatatatacaatatgatcagcgcccaagccctatctccattcaagctaggaccagggagggccagacaatggctgctgatgactcaacaggtagacctacagggtcccccaaacccccaaccttagctcacaaggcttatgaggttccagacactaaaggaactaacgaatttgagcgggactcgaatcccagtctggcgatcactagtcaaggacgttaccatatagcccaccacaacaatattattattattattattatcattatcattattattattattaagagtgaCAGGAGTTGAAACTTGCGGCAAGTGTTATTATGCTGAAAATGATATAGGTCACTCTACATAGTCTATTTATGACATCTATTTCAACGTTATTactaatcattgatttttttttttattcattacttctttatagtttatatattacctactttcctttttttcaccgagctattttctctgttcgagccatagggtttatagcatcctgattttctggccaggcttgtagcttagatgatgatgataataataatgataatattattaataataataataataataataataacaataataataagagtaataatatgaTCGCtgccttaaagagggtctactaccaaaataata is a genomic window containing:
- the LOC137646668 gene encoding uncharacterized protein yields the protein MKPTVLISRYSDGSHHILKETQQRITPPLPSFPDPLTPPLSCQDSHPTPLIPGSHPSSLIPGSTTLSPHSRIPTPSPLILGSHPLFLHSLTLYHLLSLHFRIPTQDRFPPHSPHSRIHHSPTFRNPTLLYSVPDLPLPLFQDSHPTPLIPASHPSHLIPGSTILSPHSRIPPHFTSFPDPLSHLPSFQDPQSSPVIPGSTILSPHSRIHHPLPSFKDQPPSPLIPGSTILSHHSRIHHPLPSFQDPPSSPLIPGSTILSHHSRIHHPLPSFQDPPSSPLIPGSTTLSPHSRIHHPLPSFQDPPSSPLIPGSTILSPHSRIHHPLPSFQDPPSSPLIPGSTILSHHSRIHHPLPSFQDPPSSPLIPGSTILSHHSRIHHPLPSFQDPPSSPLIPGSTILSHHSRIHHPLPSFQDPPSSPIIPGSTTLSPHSRIHHPLPSFQDPPSSPIIPGSTTLSPHSRIHHPLPSFQDPPPSPLIPGSTILSPHSRIHHPLPSFQDPPPSPLIPGSTILSHHSRIHHPLPSFQDPPSSPIIPGSTTLSPHSRIHHPLPSFQDPPSSPIIPGSTTLSPHSRIHHPLPSFQDPPSSPIIPGSTTLSPHSRIHHPLPSFQDPPPSPLIPGSTILSPHSRIHHPLPSFQDPPPSPIIPGSTILSPHSRIHHPLPSFQDPPSSPIIPGSTILSPHSRIHHPLPSFQDPPPSPLIPGSTILSPHSRIHHPLPSFQDPPPSPLIPGSTILSPHSRIHHHLPSFHDPSPSPLIPGSQPILPHSLTLYHLSPDSTIHHPLPTFQHPPLSPLIPRPTILSPYSMTRPPTPTNPLS